The following are encoded in a window of Streptomyces griseiscabiei genomic DNA:
- a CDS encoding SDR family oxidoreductase translates to MLQDADGSTASVSPRRRAPEPAATPAAATVPKAVRDPAPLGLTGAQSGIWYAQQLDPGSPAYNTGEYLEIHGPVDPDLFEAALRRTVAEAEAFGLRFVDTDGGPRCVPTPAADRVLHTRDVSAEPDPTAAAEEWMRADRATAAPLGAGPLFTHALFKAADDRYLWFMRAHHILLDGYGYLLVFRRTAEIYSALAAGEEVPGTAFAPVRTLLDEEAAYRASDRYERDRAHWTGRFAGHRGAVSLAEGTAPPSPAFVRRTAALSASAAERLSAAASAVGASRTELLLAAVALYTHRVTAHEDVILGVTTMSRLGSAALRTPGTVSNNLPLRLAVRPDTTVAELIAAATVELRALRRHQQYRGEDLRREVKLLGGDRRLFGPLVNLVPFSHRLRFDGHPATPHHLSGGAVDDLLITVRPGADGTGLGFAFDANPALYSEEVLAGHLERFLILLDRLAEADPGLTVAGADLLLPGDDPAYVTPEPVPAAPDATVPARFEALADRAPGATAVTHDGDALSYADLDARANRLARLLLARGAGPGRTVAVALPRSTDLVAGQLAVLKTGAACLPLDPAHPAGHLRARAEAAGPALLLTDARTADALSGTDVPAVVLDTPATRDELAGHCAARLCDTDRGAPLTPDAVAYVLHAPDATGSTQAVLIDHGGLTGHFEATAAPVPSGPDDVWALFHSCASPAGVREVWGALLNGGRLAVVDHDTARSPDELLDLLRRERVTVLAQPSSALPALVRADETRTRGSGPAPAPLALRHLLLTSEAPRPADLRPWVERYGDDAPALVTLYGDAETTGPVAFRRVTGDQLAEGRRLLGDPPPDTRLYVLDHARRPVPPGWVGDLYVAGARLSRTEPGDERFVPDPFGPPGERMYRTGDLVRRCADGGLEYVGRTDEQVRTGGFRVAPGEVEAALLRHPAVTGAAVVAHDLRDSGGRVLVAHAVPGPGRRPTRAELLAQLAQVLPEHLVPAACVVTDALPLTADGTPDRGALAAADVAAPGGDATGAEAPVCRLFEELLGLPAGAVGPDDDFFDLGGQSLLASRLRTRLRTVTGAEVSLRTLFTGPTPARIAARLSLPSAPAAPVRPALAPAERGERVALSSAQRGMWFLNQVDTTVATYNMPLVVRLDLPVVDEALRAALADVVDRHESLRTLLPQADGTPYQDIRPPGTVRPELAVVDCPAREVQAQVAAALRRPFDLTRDIPLWAGLYGPRDGSRALVLVLHHSAADGWSLVPFAKDLSAAYAARLDGGAPVWDAPLIQYADYTLWQERLLDGLRDPATPMGGQLAFWRQALAGLPEEIPLPADRGRPAVPGRRGRGLTVGVGADLHRALLRLADTGGASLFMVLQSALAALLTRCGAGSDIPLGTPVAGRSEEALDEVVGVVTNTLVTRTDTSGDPAFHDLLARVRAFDLAAYDHQDLPFDRLVEELNPARTAARHPLFQVMLALQNNTEAVLRLGGNEAALHPTATGTAKFDLFVEFTERRGADGAPDGLTCHVEYGTDLFDEATALRLAEGLHETLAAVAADPDVRISGLPDPGLRPPRATAADEPPFDAEVLERSVLALGGVRECLALPPGDGDAGRPTVLAVPTRANAAGQAERALGRTAPGGRAPRVVAVSALPRTPDGTVDTAAAARLPRIGTEEAERWRRALAAVPGVDDVTVELEEDDEPLGRLHAGPAASGPAVPVGTAAEGSSGPESSAAGRTAVPSVSEGPPLAEPTVRTWAEALRRAAAGGPHAEVVHVRADGGTVRRSYASLAEEASRVLGALRGLGLRPGDRIILQCDDTEDFLAVLWGCILGGIVTVPLTVPASYGQDSAAVNKLDGVWRMLGRPWIITSAAQEEGLRALAGRRAWEEARLTTADALRSGPADTEWHPAEPDDLILMLLTSGSTGLPKAVELNHRNVLTRSAATAQVNGLTEDDVSLNWIPLDHVTGVVMFHLRDVYLGCRQVHAPTSWVLQDPLRWMDLADRHRVTVTWAPNFAFGLPVEHADRMDGREWDLSPMRMVMNCGEVVVAATVRRFLQVLAPFGLPPTVVHPGWGMSETCSVVTDAVLPAEPAVGEDQFVSCGLPYPGFAMRVVDDRGEVVPEGTVGHFQVCGTSVTSGYHDNPAKNAESFTDDGWFDTGDLAFLRSGELYITGRAKDVIIVNGVNHYSHEIEACVEELPFVERSFTAACAVRPDPAADTDELALFLRVLPGTDLADALRTVRGKVTREIGITPAQLVPVEPETIPKTEIGKIQRTQLRTRFEAGEFDETVRRTEVLLGTAATVPDWFLRPVWQRVRRPHGTVSPARHTLVLAGRDALGAGVAEEVAGRLWRDGALCTVVTAADAFKRVDMARYQVRVDRPEDYRALLAGLAADGRPVDAVIHLGSLTVGGDEPERAEDLREAQRDGVDSLVCLAGALASSGGPDRPVSLHLVTGGTQDVLPEDRPSCLHAAAGGLLKSLREELPWLGACRLDLPVAAPGAAARLILDETGGPVTDAEVAYRDGERWVRRLTRLPDPLPRRRPATADGFLLVSGGLGGVATLVAEHLLKAPGTRLLLVGRTELPPEHPEHPGDSPAETDGETARRVEAYRRLRERGEVRYACADITDPAQVRAVVDKAAAAWSVPLAGVVHLAGAFDQRPVAEYDLTGWRAALDAKVTGGWVLHRLAEECAASSFLSFSSVNGFFGGSMTGAYAAANAFLDALAVHQRRRSGTHAHSLAWSMWDDIGMSRGYGLRALTEARGYRVLEHTAALRSFDLARSLDEPHVLIGVDRGAPWVRGHLHGPARPVHRPAARVALRDGTDLGALHRAAEEGARLSGAGDRWVLRTAGTANSGTASGGSVSRPADPDADRRRALEDTLCGVWRRVLDRDRVGVGDSFFDLGGTSLLLVRVMTEVNRELGCELTVVDLFSHPTVGALARHLADRVPVQVPVPASAPAAGGALTRARQQAQRQRTARNRTGRTGRQNRRSEQNKGDGSDD, encoded by the coding sequence GTGCTCCAAGACGCAGACGGATCAACAGCTTCCGTATCGCCGCGGCGGCGCGCTCCCGAGCCGGCCGCCACCCCGGCCGCAGCCACCGTGCCGAAGGCCGTACGGGACCCGGCGCCGCTGGGCCTGACCGGAGCGCAGAGCGGCATCTGGTACGCGCAGCAGCTCGATCCGGGGAGCCCGGCCTACAACACGGGCGAGTACCTGGAGATCCACGGCCCGGTCGACCCGGACCTGTTCGAGGCGGCGCTGCGGCGCACCGTCGCCGAGGCGGAGGCGTTCGGGCTGCGCTTCGTCGACACGGACGGGGGGCCGCGCTGTGTGCCGACGCCCGCCGCCGACCGGGTGCTGCACACACGGGACGTGAGTGCCGAGCCGGATCCCACGGCGGCGGCCGAGGAGTGGATGCGCGCCGACCGCGCCACCGCCGCACCGCTGGGCGCGGGCCCGCTGTTCACCCATGCCCTCTTCAAGGCGGCCGACGACCGCTACCTGTGGTTCATGAGGGCCCATCACATCCTTCTCGACGGCTACGGCTATCTGCTCGTCTTCCGCAGGACCGCCGAGATCTACAGCGCTCTCGCCGCCGGGGAGGAGGTGCCCGGCACCGCGTTCGCCCCCGTGCGGACCCTCCTGGACGAGGAGGCCGCCTACCGGGCCTCGGACCGCTACGAGCGCGACCGCGCCCACTGGACCGGGCGCTTCGCCGGTCATCGCGGGGCCGTCTCGCTCGCCGAGGGCACCGCGCCGCCGTCGCCCGCCTTCGTGCGGCGTACGGCGGCGCTGTCGGCGTCGGCCGCCGAACGGCTCTCGGCCGCCGCGTCCGCGGTGGGCGCGAGCCGGACGGAACTGCTGCTCGCGGCCGTCGCGCTGTACACGCACCGGGTGACGGCGCACGAGGACGTGATCCTCGGTGTGACCACGATGAGCCGGCTCGGGTCCGCCGCCCTGCGGACCCCGGGCACGGTGTCGAACAACCTTCCGCTGCGGCTGGCGGTGCGGCCGGACACCACCGTGGCCGAGCTGATCGCGGCGGCCACGGTCGAGCTGCGGGCGCTCCGCAGGCACCAGCAGTACCGGGGCGAGGACCTCCGCCGGGAGGTGAAGCTCCTCGGCGGCGACCGGCGGCTGTTCGGCCCGCTCGTCAATCTGGTCCCGTTCTCCCACCGGCTGCGTTTCGACGGCCATCCCGCGACACCGCACCATCTGTCGGGCGGCGCGGTCGACGACCTGCTGATCACCGTGCGGCCGGGCGCCGACGGCACCGGTCTGGGCTTCGCCTTCGACGCCAACCCGGCGCTCTACTCCGAGGAGGTGCTCGCCGGTCATCTGGAGCGGTTCCTGATCCTGCTGGACCGGCTGGCCGAGGCCGACCCGGGGCTCACCGTCGCCGGGGCGGACCTGCTGCTGCCGGGTGACGACCCGGCCTATGTGACTCCCGAGCCGGTGCCCGCCGCGCCGGACGCCACCGTGCCCGCGCGCTTCGAGGCCCTGGCCGACCGCGCTCCCGGGGCGACGGCCGTCACCCACGACGGCGACGCCCTGAGCTACGCGGACCTCGACGCCCGCGCCAACCGGCTGGCGCGGCTGCTGCTCGCGCGCGGGGCGGGCCCCGGCCGGACCGTGGCCGTGGCGCTGCCCCGCTCCACGGACCTGGTCGCCGGGCAGCTGGCGGTGCTGAAGACCGGCGCCGCCTGTCTGCCGCTGGACCCGGCGCACCCCGCGGGTCATCTGCGGGCGCGGGCCGAAGCAGCCGGGCCCGCGCTGCTGCTGACCGATGCGCGTACGGCCGACGCGCTGTCCGGCACGGACGTCCCGGCCGTCGTGCTGGACACCCCCGCCACCCGCGACGAGCTGGCCGGGCACTGCGCCGCGCGTCTCTGCGACACCGACCGCGGCGCGCCGCTCACCCCGGATGCCGTGGCCTATGTCCTGCACGCCCCGGACGCCACGGGAAGCACGCAGGCCGTGCTCATCGACCACGGCGGCCTCACCGGCCACTTCGAGGCGACCGCCGCGCCGGTGCCCTCCGGTCCGGACGACGTATGGGCGCTGTTCCACTCGTGCGCCTCCCCGGCCGGCGTCCGGGAGGTCTGGGGGGCGCTGCTGAACGGCGGCCGGCTGGCCGTCGTGGACCACGACACCGCCCGCTCGCCCGACGAGCTGCTCGACCTGCTGCGCCGGGAGCGCGTCACCGTCCTCGCCCAGCCCTCCTCCGCCCTGCCCGCGCTGGTCCGGGCCGACGAGACCCGCACGCGTGGCTCCGGGCCCGCCCCCGCTCCCCTGGCACTGCGTCACCTCCTCCTCACGTCCGAGGCACCGCGGCCCGCCGATCTGAGGCCCTGGGTCGAGCGGTACGGCGACGACGCCCCGGCCCTGGTCACCCTGTACGGCGACGCCGAGACCACGGGGCCCGTCGCCTTCCGGCGGGTGACCGGCGATCAGCTCGCCGAGGGCCGCCGTCTCCTGGGCGACCCGCCGCCGGACACCCGGCTCTACGTCCTCGACCACGCCCGGCGGCCGGTGCCGCCCGGCTGGGTGGGCGACCTGTACGTGGCCGGGGCGCGGCTGTCCCGCACGGAACCCGGCGACGAGCGGTTCGTCCCCGACCCCTTCGGGCCTCCGGGCGAGCGGATGTACCGCACCGGTGACCTCGTCCGCCGGTGCGCCGACGGCGGCCTGGAGTATGTGGGCCGGACCGACGAGCAGGTGCGGACCGGGGGGTTCCGCGTCGCGCCCGGTGAGGTCGAGGCCGCGCTCCTGCGGCATCCGGCCGTCACGGGGGCCGCCGTGGTCGCCCATGACCTGCGCGACAGCGGCGGCCGGGTGCTCGTCGCGCATGCCGTGCCCGGGCCCGGGCGCCGCCCGACCCGTGCGGAGCTGCTCGCGCAGCTGGCCCAGGTCCTGCCGGAGCACCTGGTGCCCGCCGCCTGTGTGGTGACGGACGCCCTGCCGCTGACCGCCGACGGCACACCGGACCGAGGGGCGCTGGCCGCCGCCGACGTCGCGGCACCGGGCGGCGACGCCACCGGGGCCGAGGCGCCGGTCTGCCGTCTCTTCGAGGAGCTGCTGGGGCTGCCCGCGGGCGCGGTCGGTCCGGACGACGACTTCTTCGACCTCGGCGGTCAGTCCCTGCTCGCCTCCCGGCTGCGGACCAGGCTGCGGACCGTCACCGGCGCCGAGGTGTCCCTGCGGACGCTGTTCACCGGGCCCACGCCCGCGCGGATCGCCGCCCGGCTGTCGCTCCCGTCCGCCCCGGCGGCGCCCGTCCGGCCGGCGCTCGCGCCCGCCGAGCGGGGGGAGCGTGTCGCGCTGTCCTCCGCCCAGCGGGGCATGTGGTTCCTCAACCAGGTGGACACCACCGTCGCGACCTACAACATGCCGCTGGTCGTACGGCTGGACCTCCCGGTCGTCGACGAGGCACTGCGGGCGGCCCTGGCGGACGTCGTCGACCGGCACGAGAGTCTGCGCACCCTGCTGCCGCAGGCCGACGGCACCCCGTACCAGGACATCCGCCCGCCCGGCACGGTGCGCCCGGAGCTGGCGGTGGTGGACTGCCCCGCCCGGGAGGTGCAGGCGCAGGTCGCCGCCGCGCTGCGCCGGCCGTTCGACCTGACGCGGGACATCCCCCTGTGGGCGGGGCTGTACGGCCCCCGGGACGGCAGCCGGGCACTGGTCCTCGTCCTGCATCACAGCGCGGCCGACGGATGGTCGCTGGTGCCGTTCGCCAAGGATCTCTCGGCGGCGTACGCGGCCCGTCTGGACGGCGGGGCGCCCGTGTGGGACGCGCCCCTGATCCAGTACGCCGACTACACCCTGTGGCAGGAGCGGCTGCTCGACGGGCTCCGTGATCCCGCCACGCCGATGGGCGGTCAGCTGGCGTTCTGGAGGCAGGCCCTGGCGGGCCTGCCGGAGGAGATCCCGCTGCCGGCCGACCGGGGCCGTCCGGCCGTGCCCGGCCGTCGCGGCCGGGGCCTGACCGTCGGTGTCGGCGCCGACCTCCATCGCGCCCTGCTGCGGCTGGCCGACACCGGCGGGGCCAGCCTGTTCATGGTCCTGCAGAGCGCCCTTGCCGCCCTGCTCACCCGCTGCGGCGCCGGTTCCGACATCCCGCTCGGCACCCCGGTCGCGGGACGGTCCGAGGAGGCCCTGGACGAGGTGGTCGGTGTCGTCACCAACACCCTCGTCACCCGCACCGACACCTCCGGGGACCCCGCGTTCCACGATCTGCTGGCCCGGGTACGGGCCTTCGACCTGGCCGCCTACGACCATCAGGACCTGCCGTTCGACCGGCTGGTGGAGGAGCTGAACCCGGCCCGTACGGCGGCCCGGCACCCGCTGTTCCAGGTGATGCTGGCGCTGCAGAACAACACGGAGGCCGTGCTGCGGCTCGGCGGCAACGAGGCCGCCCTGCATCCCACGGCCACCGGCACCGCGAAGTTCGACCTGTTCGTGGAGTTCACGGAGCGCCGGGGCGCCGACGGGGCGCCCGACGGGCTGACCTGCCACGTCGAGTACGGCACCGACCTCTTCGACGAGGCCACCGCGCTCCGGCTGGCCGAGGGCCTGCACGAGACGCTCGCCGCCGTGGCGGCCGACCCGGACGTACGGATCAGCGGACTGCCCGACCCCGGCCTCCGGCCGCCCCGGGCCACGGCGGCGGACGAACCGCCCTTCGACGCGGAGGTTCTGGAACGGTCGGTGCTCGCGCTGGGGGGCGTCCGGGAGTGCCTGGCGCTGCCCCCGGGGGACGGCGACGCCGGGCGGCCGACCGTCCTGGCCGTGCCCACCCGGGCGAACGCGGCCGGGCAGGCGGAGCGGGCACTCGGCCGTACGGCCCCAGGCGGGCGGGCACCACGGGTCGTGGCCGTATCCGCCCTGCCCCGCACCCCGGACGGGACCGTGGACACCGCCGCGGCGGCACGGTTGCCGAGGATCGGCACCGAGGAGGCGGAGCGGTGGCGGCGGGCGCTGGCGGCGGTGCCCGGTGTGGACGACGTCACCGTGGAACTGGAGGAGGACGACGAGCCCCTGGGCCGGCTGCACGCGGGTCCCGCCGCCTCCGGCCCCGCCGTACCGGTCGGCACGGCGGCCGAAGGGTCCTCGGGCCCGGAGTCGAGTGCCGCCGGGCGGACGGCCGTTCCCTCGGTGAGTGAGGGGCCCCCGTTGGCCGAGCCGACCGTGCGGACCTGGGCGGAGGCGCTGCGCCGGGCGGCGGCGGGCGGACCGCACGCCGAGGTGGTGCATGTCCGGGCCGACGGCGGCACCGTGCGCCGCAGCTACGCGAGCCTCGCCGAGGAGGCGTCCCGGGTCCTGGGCGCGCTGCGCGGGCTGGGGCTGCGCCCCGGCGACCGGATCATCCTGCAGTGCGACGACACCGAGGACTTCCTCGCCGTTCTGTGGGGCTGCATTCTGGGCGGCATCGTCACCGTGCCGCTGACCGTCCCGGCCTCCTACGGGCAGGACTCGGCGGCGGTGAACAAGCTGGACGGTGTCTGGCGGATGCTGGGCCGCCCCTGGATCATCACCTCGGCCGCGCAGGAGGAGGGGCTGCGCGCTCTCGCCGGCCGGCGTGCCTGGGAGGAGGCCAGGCTGACCACGGCGGACGCGCTGCGCTCCGGGCCCGCCGACACCGAGTGGCATCCGGCGGAGCCCGACGACCTGATCCTCATGCTGCTGACCTCCGGCAGCACCGGCCTGCCCAAGGCCGTCGAGCTGAACCACCGCAACGTCCTCACCCGGTCCGCGGCCACCGCACAGGTCAACGGCCTGACCGAGGACGACGTGTCGCTGAACTGGATCCCCCTCGACCATGTCACCGGGGTCGTGATGTTCCACCTCCGGGACGTGTACCTCGGGTGCCGTCAGGTCCACGCGCCCACGTCCTGGGTGCTCCAGGACCCGCTGCGCTGGATGGACCTGGCGGACCGGCACCGGGTCACCGTCACCTGGGCGCCCAACTTCGCCTTCGGTCTGCCCGTGGAGCACGCGGACCGGATGGACGGCCGCGAGTGGGATCTGTCGCCGATGCGCATGGTGATGAACTGCGGCGAAGTCGTGGTGGCCGCCACCGTCCGCCGTTTCCTGCAGGTGCTCGCGCCGTTCGGGCTGCCGCCGACGGTGGTGCACCCCGGCTGGGGGATGTCCGAGACCTGCTCGGTGGTGACGGACGCCGTGCTGCCGGCCGAACCGGCGGTGGGCGAGGACCAGTTCGTCAGCTGTGGGCTGCCCTACCCCGGCTTCGCGATGCGGGTCGTGGACGACCGGGGCGAGGTCGTGCCGGAGGGCACGGTCGGACACTTCCAGGTTTGTGGGACCTCGGTAACCTCCGGGTACCACGACAACCCGGCCAAGAACGCCGAGTCGTTCACCGACGACGGCTGGTTCGACACCGGTGACCTGGCCTTCCTGCGCTCCGGCGAGCTGTACATCACGGGCCGGGCCAAGGACGTCATCATCGTCAACGGCGTGAACCACTACAGCCACGAGATCGAGGCCTGTGTGGAGGAACTGCCGTTCGTGGAGCGGTCGTTCACGGCCGCGTGCGCGGTGCGCCCGGACCCGGCGGCGGACACCGACGAGCTGGCCCTCTTCCTGCGCGTCCTCCCCGGCACCGACCTGGCCGACGCGCTGCGCACGGTACGGGGCAAGGTGACCCGGGAGATCGGGATCACCCCGGCCCAGCTGGTGCCGGTGGAGCCGGAGACCATACCCAAGACGGAGATCGGCAAGATCCAGCGGACCCAGCTGCGCACCCGCTTCGAGGCGGGCGAGTTCGACGAGACCGTACGGCGCACCGAGGTGCTGCTGGGCACCGCGGCGACCGTACCGGACTGGTTCCTGCGCCCGGTCTGGCAGCGCGTACGGCGTCCGCACGGCACGGTGTCCCCGGCGCGGCACACGCTGGTGCTGGCCGGGCGGGACGCGCTGGGCGCCGGGGTCGCCGAGGAGGTGGCCGGCCGGCTGTGGCGCGACGGCGCGCTGTGCACGGTCGTCACCGCGGCCGACGCGTTCAAGCGCGTCGACATGGCCCGCTATCAGGTACGCGTCGACCGGCCCGAGGACTATCGGGCGCTGCTCGCGGGTCTGGCCGCGGACGGCCGCCCGGTGGACGCGGTGATCCACCTGGGGTCGCTCACCGTCGGCGGCGACGAGCCCGAGCGGGCGGAGGATCTGCGGGAGGCCCAGCGCGACGGCGTCGACAGCCTGGTGTGTCTGGCCGGGGCCCTGGCGTCGAGCGGCGGCCCGGACCGCCCGGTCAGCCTCCACCTGGTGACCGGCGGGACGCAGGACGTGCTGCCGGAGGACCGGCCGTCCTGCCTCCATGCCGCCGCCGGCGGCCTGTTGAAGAGCCTGCGGGAGGAGCTGCCCTGGCTCGGAGCCTGCCGGCTGGACCTCCCGGTCGCCGCCCCTGGGGCAGCCGCCCGGCTGATCCTCGACGAGACGGGCGGCCCGGTGACCGACGCCGAGGTGGCCTACCGGGACGGTGAGCGCTGGGTGCGCCGCCTGACACGGCTGCCCGACCCACTGCCCCGCAGGCGTCCGGCCACGGCCGACGGCTTCCTCCTGGTGAGCGGCGGACTCGGCGGAGTGGCCACCCTCGTCGCCGAGCACCTGCTCAAGGCACCGGGCACCCGGCTGCTGCTGGTCGGCCGCACGGAACTCCCGCCCGAGCACCCCGAGCACCCCGGGGACTCCCCGGCGGAGACGGACGGTGAGACGGCCCGCCGGGTCGAGGCCTACCGCAGGCTGCGCGAGCGCGGGGAGGTGCGCTACGCGTGCGCCGACATCACCGATCCCGCGCAGGTGCGTGCCGTGGTGGACAAGGCCGCCGCCGCGTGGTCGGTGCCGCTGGCGGGGGTGGTGCATCTCGCGGGCGCGTTCGACCAGCGGCCCGTCGCCGAGTACGACCTGACGGGGTGGCGTGCCGCGCTCGACGCGAAGGTCACCGGCGGCTGGGTGCTGCACCGGCTGGCCGAGGAGTGCGCGGCGTCGTCGTTCCTCTCCTTCTCGTCGGTCAACGGCTTCTTCGGCGGTTCGATGACCGGCGCGTACGCCGCCGCCAACGCCTTCCTCGACGCGTTGGCCGTACATCAGCGGCGCCGGAGCGGGACGCACGCGCACAGTCTGGCCTGGAGCATGTGGGACGACATCGGCATGAGCCGTGGCTACGGGCTGAGGGCGCTGACCGAGGCGCGCGGCTACCGGGTCCTGGAGCACACCGCCGCGCTGCGCTCCTTCGACCTCGCCCGGTCGCTGGACGAGCCGCACGTCCTGATCGGTGTCGACCGGGGTGCTCCCTGGGTGCGCGGCCATCTCCACGGCCCGGCGCGGCCGGTGCACCGGCCTGCGGCCCGGGTGGCGCTGCGCGACGGCACCGACCTCGGGGCGCTGCACCGGGCGGCCGAGGAGGGCGCCCGGCTGTCGGGGGCGGGCGACCGGTGGGTCCTGCGCACGGCCGGGACGGCGAACTCCGGTACGGCGTCCGGCGGTTCCGTGTCCCGGCCCGCCGACCCGGACGCCGACCGGCGCCGGGCGCTGGAGGACACGCTGTGCGGTGTCTGGCGCAGGGTCCTGGACCGTGACCGGGTGGGTGTCGGCGACAGCTTCTTCGACCTCGGGGGCACCTCCCTGCTGCTGGTCCGGGTCATGACCGAGGTCAACCGGGAACTGGGCTGCGAGCTCACCGTCGTGGACCTGTTCAGCCATCCCACGGTGGGGGCGCTGGCCCGGCATCTGGCCGACCGGGTTCCGGTACAGGTGCCGGTGCCCGCGTCGGCACCGGCGGCGGGCGGCGCCCTGACACGCGCCCGGCAGCAGGCACAGCGGCAGCGCACCGCGCGGAACAGGACCGGCAGGACCGGTCGGCAGAACAGGCGGAGCGAGCAGAACAAGGGGGACGGCAGCGATGACTGA
- a CDS encoding thioesterase II family protein: MPTMTVPLLCFPFAGAGASFFTPWQRYDLKATRVHPVQLPCRERRLDDPPFPDVRTAVESLAGELLADPDLAAGPVALFGHSFGAVLAYEMARHLREVKGTPVAHLFVSGSAGPTTRREAGATGLPDDEFLARVREFAGYDHPTLQDPELLELLLPALRADVELHEAYVPGADGPLDVPLTSLRGLDDTLVSAGQAQEWATVTRSGARFEELPGGHMYLTEYPGPLLKLIDDELKAWA; the protein is encoded by the coding sequence ATGCCCACCATGACCGTCCCGCTGTTGTGCTTCCCCTTCGCCGGAGCAGGCGCGAGCTTCTTCACCCCCTGGCAGCGCTACGACCTCAAGGCCACCCGCGTCCACCCCGTCCAACTCCCGTGCCGGGAACGGCGCCTGGACGATCCGCCCTTCCCGGACGTCCGCACCGCGGTCGAGTCGCTCGCCGGTGAACTCCTCGCGGACCCGGACCTGGCGGCGGGCCCGGTGGCCCTCTTCGGCCACAGTTTCGGAGCGGTGCTCGCCTACGAGATGGCACGTCATCTGCGTGAGGTGAAGGGAACTCCGGTGGCCCATCTCTTCGTCAGCGGCTCGGCCGGCCCCACGACCCGGCGCGAGGCCGGAGCCACCGGCCTCCCGGACGACGAATTCCTCGCCCGGGTACGCGAGTTCGCGGGGTACGACCACCCCACCCTCCAGGACCCGGAGCTGCTGGAACTCCTGCTGCCGGCACTCCGCGCCGACGTGGAGCTGCACGAGGCGTACGTCCCGGGCGCGGACGGCCCGCTCGACGTGCCCCTGACCTCCCTGCGCGGCCTCGACGACACCCTGGTCTCGGCCGGGCAGGCACAGGAGTGGGCCACGGTCACCCGGTCCGGGGCCCGTTTCGAGGAACTGCCCGGCGGCCACATGTACCTGACCGAGTACCCGGGGCCGCTGCTCAAGCTCATCGACGACGAACTCAAGGCGTGGGCATGA
- a CDS encoding SDR family oxidoreductase — protein sequence MSPRGKTVVVTGAARGIGRACAELLAAAGADLVLVDVPDDLPLVPYPLGTEGQLAHTEKLCRAHGAAVLSCPADIRDLRAVEAAVAAAVARFGRLDAVVNNAGIAAPSGKVVHEIGEDEWSVMLDVDLSGAWRMTRAAGEVMTRQRSGSIVNISSTAGLVGYRDFAAYVTAKHGLIGLTRAAALDFAPLKVRVNAVCPGSVRDDPGLEGRMLSEIAKSLDVPVAEHEEIFVQAQPTNELVEAGDVAEAVLWLVGDGSRGVTGSVVTVDGGFTAK from the coding sequence ATGAGCCCGCGCGGCAAGACGGTCGTCGTCACCGGCGCCGCCCGGGGCATCGGCCGTGCCTGCGCCGAACTCCTCGCCGCCGCCGGCGCCGACCTGGTGCTGGTCGACGTCCCCGACGACCTCCCCCTCGTGCCCTACCCCCTCGGCACCGAGGGACAGTTGGCCCACACGGAGAAGCTGTGCCGCGCGCACGGTGCCGCCGTCCTCTCCTGCCCGGCCGACATCCGTGACCTCCGCGCCGTCGAGGCCGCCGTCGCCGCGGCCGTCGCGCGCTTCGGACGCCTCGACGCCGTCGTGAACAACGCCGGTATCGCCGCCCCCTCCGGCAAGGTGGTCCACGAGATCGGCGAGGACGAGTGGAGCGTCATGCTGGACGTCGACCTCTCCGGCGCCTGGCGCATGACCCGGGCCGCCGGTGAGGTGATGACCCGCCAGCGCTCCGGCAGCATCGTCAACATCTCCTCCACCGCGGGCCTCGTCGGCTACCGCGACTTCGCCGCCTACGTCACCGCCAAACACGGACTGATCGGCCTGACCCGGGCCGCCGCCCTGGACTTCGCGCCGCTCAAGGTACGGGTGAACGCGGTGTGCCCCGGGTCGGTACGGGACGACCCGGGGCTCGAAGGGCGGATGCTCTCCGAGATCGCCAAGTCCCTCGACGTGCCCGTCGCCGAGCACGAGGAGATCTTCGTCCAGGCCCAGCCGACGAACGAGCTGGTCGAGGCGGGCGACGTCGCCGAAGCGGTGCTGTGGCTGGTCGGCGACGGCTCGCGCGGTGTCACCGGCAGCGTCGTCACCGTGGACGGCGGATTCACGGCCAAGTAG